The DNA sequence CCTCTTCATGCTGAATGACTCTCTTACAAATCACCACTTCATTTTCAGAAATGCTGTTTGTTGTAATGTCGTGGTCGAAATCTATATATTTTCTGAAACTGAAAAACGATTTTTTAGTGTAAAAAATCCAGTAATAAGGTTCATTTCCTTCGTCTGAAAGATGTATAACAGAACCCGGGTTTTTATGGTTGTAATCATCTACTACCCTATAGAACCAATCTCCGAAAGTAACCCCCGTTGGAAGGGTTTTCGCTTTGATTCTGAAACGGTTGGTATCTTCTAATTTTTTGCTCAATTCAACATTCAATACCATTAATCTGTCAAAATCTGCTCCTTCAAAATCTGGCAGCTTCTGTTCTGGCGAATATCTCCATGTTTTATAAATATCAAAAGGAATGGTGATAAACTGGATATAACAGTAATAAAATACCATTGGAACCACAAAGATCAGCATACTTGTTGCCGCCATTACAGCATATCCTGTTCCTTTGCTCATCCAGTTGAAGATCAGAGTAAAAAGATATCCTCCCAAAGCGATGCATGTCAATGAAAGCAGAGACTCAAACAGAATACTCATTGCCAGAGAATCGATATGCTTTTTAAAATACTTATGCAGTAAATTCACATGAATAATCCCAAAAATAAGGTAAATAACCTGTGCGATGAGATACCAGTACGGATTAAAGAGATTTCCGGCAAATCCGAAAAATCCAGGAATAGCCAGGCATAAACTGCACAGAAGCACGTATATAATAATTACTTTAATTTTGATCGCAGGTTTATTTCTCCTGATTACACCCAGTATAACCATCATAATAATTGCGATTAAAGGCATTAAGATATACCTTAAAAAAATACCTTTTACTGAAGAAATTTCCATTTGTTTCTTTTCGAATTTATACTTTGTTGGTAGTTGTAAATATAATAAAATAATTTAGAGGAATGTAGAATATCCAAGGCGGCTGGCATTTCTTCCATCGTCTTCAAGGCTGAATGAATATTCCTCTTTTTCTGTAACAAAATTTTCTTCCACATCCACTGTTACCGGAAGAAAATAATCATACAGTGCCTGAAGTACGTTTCTGAACGGACTTCCCGGGATATATTTTTTCATATCTTCATAAGGAATAGGACCAATGTTCACCACCCAGTTTCGCTGCCCGTCCATATGCGGACCACTTGGAATGTAGGTAACTCCTAATCTTGAGTTTCCCAATAACATGGAATTATCATTTTTCTCAATCCTATCAATAATGTTGGGTGAAAAAGTAACGTTTACCGGTACCTGCAGAAAAGCAGTCATACATCTTTCAAACCATTTTTTGTCCCCTCTTATCTGATGGAAAAACGGCAGGATATGCATGAAGATATAAGCATTCTGCTTATCCAGCATCTTTATCAGAGGCCAAAGCTCACTTACGGTTTCCAATAAAGAATCCGTATTGCTTGTAATATCAAATTCAGATTCCTTAAGTAAAGCACTGATTTCCGTAAAAAAAACCTCCAGTTCAAAAGGACGGAAAAACTTACGGGCATCATCTTCTACTCTTTTCTGTTTACGGATTTCCCGTACCACAGTATCTACATTCTTTCTGGAAGCTCCAAGAGACGGCGGGTGGAATAAACCCTCCGGAAGATAGTCATAAATGCCTTCCCTGTAACTCTCTATGGTAAATACTTCTTCGTCAAATCCTAAATAACTGCTTGAAATACTCTTAATATCCTTCAGGTAAGCACGGTCGTTCACGCCAACACGCTCAATGAATATATTGCTTACCGCACGGTGGTATTTCAATAGATTAACAGCCACAGCTTCAGCCTTAAAGTCTGTCTGCAGCTTATTGTAATGCATATCTACAATATTAGTCTCATACATAGTGTTTCCTCTGATTATGACTTGTAAAGATAATATATCTCATAAGTTTGAAAAAATATTTTGCTAATAATTTTATCCTAAAAATAATAATTTATTGACATTAAAAGGAATAATTTCAAGCAAATTCCGTAAAAATACGGTAAATAGAAGGTTTATTTGTTTTTTATAATTTAAAATTAACTATTCAGAATCAAATGGTTAAAGACTCAACATCCATGGTTTGATCTAGGAGTAATTTTTTTATTCTGCTCCTTCTTATAAATTAAAGATACAGTTCTTTCTACACTCTCCTATTCACGGTATCATTTATCTTTTAGTCTTTCTGACAAAAAATAAGCTTTCAAACGTAGTACAATTACATCTTTTACGTAAATTAAATTTTATTAACATCATCTTATGGAATAAATTCAGGATAATGCATGCTCATTCCGAAAGCGGGCCGTATCTTTGCAGACTGAAAATTGTTATTTAAAATGAAAAGTATCTATTCTAAAATTCTGATTTTAGCATTCATGGCCTCTTCACTTTATTCTTATGCATGGGGATTAACGGGACACAGGGTTATTGCAGACATTGCAGAAAACCATCTTTCCCGTAAAGCGAGAAGAGAAATTAAAAAGATCATGGGAAAAGAGCGTCTGGCTTACTGGGCGAACTGGCCGGATTTCATTAAATCTGATACCACAGGAGCATGGAAGCAGGCTTCATCATGGCATTATGTAAACATTGATCCAATGACTGACTTTAAAGCTTTTGAACAAAACCTAAAAGCGCAGGCAGGACCAAGCCTTTACACTCAGGTAAACACACTATCCAGCCAGATCAAAGACAAAAACACCTCTGAGAAAGACAGAAAAATTGCTTTAATCTTCCTTATCCATATTATGGGAGATCTTGCACAACCCCTTCACGTGGGAAGAGCAGAAGATTTGGGTGGAAACAAGATCAACGTTACCTATTTCGGGGATAAAACCAATTTACACTCAGTTTGGGACGGAAAACTGGTAGATTCTCAAAAATACAGCTACACAGAATATTCTAAACTTTTAGATATCAAATCTAAAGAAGAAGTAGCACAGATACAATCCGGGACACTGGAAGACTGGCTATATGATTCTCACAAGATTGCCAATAAAATCTATGCACAGACTCCTAACGACTCTAAATTATCTTTTGACTACCAGTATAAATTCAATGATACTTTGGAAAGACAGCTTCTATATGGAGGATTGAGACTGGCAAAAGTGTTAAACGAGCTTTTTTAATACGGGTTTCGAGTTGTGGGTTCATTAACCAAAGGCAGCTTAAAATAGTATTTCGAGATATAAAAACGGGACTTCGGTTTCGTTTTTTTTGTTTAACGTTTAAGGAAATTACAGCTTTTATTATTGACACATATTTTAATCAAAAAAAAGAAATTAAAATACTTATTATCAGTCAATTATCATTATCCTCACAAAACTAAAACCATCCAAAATACAACAAAACAACTGATTATCAGCAAATTAATCAATTCAAATACACTTGTACATTTTTATTCTGTACATTATACAAAAAAATTGCTTCTTTCAAATTTAAATAAAACACTGAATATCAAAAAATTAAATCAATATATAAAGGTATTCTTGCATTTTACTTTTTACATTGTGTAAAAAATACTCTACCTCGTGTAACCTTTTTACCTTTTCATACGTATATATTATAGTAACTCTTTTTTGAGGATAAAATAAATGAGACAATTAAAAATCACTAAGCAGGTTACCAACAGGGAAACTGCTTCATTAGACAAGTATTTGCAGGAAATTGGTAAAGTGGAACTGATTACTGCGGACGAAGAAGTAGAATTGGCACAAAGAATACGTGCTGGCGACAGAGCCGCACTTGAGAAATTAATCAAAGCCAACCTTCGTTTCGTAGTTTCTGTATCCAAGCAATACCAAAACCAAGGTCTTTCTTTACCCGATTTGATCAATGAAGGTAACCTAGGATTGATGAAAGCGGCAAAAAGGTACGATGAAACTAGAGGTTTCAAATTTATCTCTTATGCAGTATGGTGGATCCGTCAATCAATTTTACAGGCATTGGCTGAACAGTCAAGAATTGTAAGACTACCATTGAACAAAATTGGTTCCATCAATAAAATTAATAAAGCATACGCTCACCTTGAGCAGGAAAATGAAAGACCACCTTCTCCGGAAGAATTGGCTGAAGTTCTTGACATGAGCGAGGAAGATATTAAAGAATCAATGAAAAACTCCGGAAGACACCTGTCTATGGATGCACCTTTAGTAGAAGGTGAAGATTCTAATCTTTATGATGTATTACGTTCAGGAGAATCTCCAAGTCCTGATAAAGATCTGATGCTTGAATCTCTACAGATCGAGATTGAAAGAGCATTGAATACTTTGACGCCAAGAGAGGCTGATTTGGTAAGATTATACTTCGGACTGAACGGAAAACACCCAATGACTTTAGAAGAAATTGGTGAGACTTTCGATCTTACAAGAGAGAGAGTTCGTCAGATCAAAGAAAAAGCAATTAAGAGACTAAAACACAATACCAGAAGCAAGATCCTAAAATCTTATCTGGGTAAATAATTTTTAGCGTAAAAAATTTTATAGGCGGAGTCTGGTTTCAGGCTCCGTTTTTTTATTTACTTAGACTAAAGAGGATCAATTACATTCAATCTGCAGTGTAACATTTTTCACCGTTTATCCAACTAATTAAAATCATATCCTTTACTCATTTGCGATAAATTCTAAATGATTAATTTTAGTCGACGGGATATGATGTTGAGAACACCAAAATAAAACAGACTATGAAAAAAATACTTTTCGCTTCTGCAGTAGTTATTTCTTTACTTTCCTGCAGTGAAAATAAATCGCGGCAAGCTCCTACCGTAGAAAATGCAGTTGATAATGCTGAATCTTCAGTTTCTGGAGCTATTAAAAAAAATACCAGATACTCCTCACGTGAAGGAAACCTTGTTCATGAAATCTATCAGGAGCTGATAAAAAATGACAAGGATTTACAGGATCTTGACAAAAGAATAGCGGTTATTAATCAGGAAACGGAGGACGCAATGACCGAATATGATGATGTTATTCAAAAATCAGAAACATACTATAATGATGCAACGGCACTATCAAATTCGGTAACCGATTCTGTTACAAAGAAACAAATTGAAAAAGAGATAAAGGCCAGTTCTGAAAAATATGATATAAAAACACAAACTATCCGAGACCTCATCGTCAAAATAAAAGCAAACAGGACAACAGTTCATGATCAATACCTTGTATTTAAGATCAGAAAGACCCTTCCTGAAATTGAAAAGTACCAGAATGCCCATCCTCTGAAAACAGACAGCCTCAATCAATTCATCAATAAGCAAAACCAACTGCTGGAAGAATTGAAAAAATTAAAATAAATACCACCACACCTCATGAAATATACTACAAAATGGCTCACTGATAAAGCCCGCGTTAAAGAACTGGTAGACTTTTTTATTACCCATAAAACAGACTCTTATATTTCCCATGGCGAAATGATGTCCGGCAGAGCCATCGATTCCCATCATTGGAATCCGGATCTTGAACTGATTCTTACTGAACAGCTGATTACTGATTTTAATTCTGATGGCAGTTCCAAGCTGAATATTCTGATTGCAGAAAATGAAAATGGGGAAATTGTCGGAATGATGGTTTTCAATGTGATCAACAGTCCTTTTAAAAAGTATGCGATTTTAGAAGATATGCTTCTGGATCAGTCTGTAAGAGGCCAGTCACTGGGAAGCAAACTGTTAGAGAAAGCCATCCATGAATCTAAAAACTGGAATATCAGTTTCATCCTATTGGAAAGTGGAGTCAACAACCATGGAGCTCATAATTTTTTTAGTAAGTATGGTTTCAAAAAGGTATCGGAAAGCTATATTTTAACAATATAAATTAAATGATGTCTTATGAACACCATTTCAATCATCGGAGCCGGAATCGGAGGACTGACCCTCGGAAATGTACTGAAACAGCATCAGTATGATTTCGCGATCTATGAATCCGCTCCCGAAATAAAACCTGTAGGAGCAGGAATTATGATGGCAGTAAATGCGATGCAGGTTTTTGATCAACTGGGATTAAAGGAAAAAATTGAAAAAGCCGGTAATAAAATTCACAGAATTGTTATAGCCAACGAATCTTTACAGCCTATCTCCAAAACAGAAATTCTGGAATTGGAAGCTCAATACAATTCATGTAATGTTGCGATCCACCGTGCTGAACTCCAGAAGATCTTAGCTGAAAATATTTCTTCTGATTCCATTAAGCTGAACCATTCTCTACAAAAAATTGAAAAAAGAGAAAACTATATTTTAAATTTTGAAAACGGAAATCAATTTGAAAGCCAGATTGTTTTTGGAGCTGATGGTATAAAATCCCCTATCCGAAACCAGATTTTAAAAACCGGAACAATCCGTAACTCAGGGCAGAAATGCTGGCGCGGTCTTTTAGATTTTGATTTGCCTGAGAAACATCATCAGGAAGCCTTTGAAATGTGGGGAAAGGGAAAACGTTTTGGATTTGTAAAAATTTCTGATAAAAAAGTATACTGGTATGCCTGTATCAATGAAAAGAGTTTTAGCCGAGATGCATCGCTTACAGATATTTTTAAAGATTTTGATCCTTTGGTTTTACAACTGATTGAAGCTACAGATAACGAAAATATTATTTGTAATACAATTGCCGACCTCGCTCCTATTTCCAAATGGTATTCTGAAAATCTATGCCTGATTGGAGATGCTGCTCACGCCACAACTCCCAATATGGGACAAGGTGCCTGCCAGGCCATTGAAGATGCTTATATCATCGGAAAATTGCTGGAAAAAAATCAGGATTTCAATGCAGTTTTTGAAGCATTTCAAAGTATCAGAAGAAAAAAAGTAGATTATATTGTCAATACAAGCCGAACCATCGGAAAGGTTTCTCAATGGGAAAGAGGAAATTCAATACGCAATTTTCTCATGGGTATGATTCCGGAAAGCATGCATCAAAAAATGGCTAAAAAGATTATAGAACTGGAAATGTAGAAATCCGGCTTGGGAAAGATAAGATTTCAAAAATTATATTCGATTTATTAATAACAACTAAAAATTAAAAACATGAAAAAAATCTTTTACGTATTGCTCTTATTCATAGGAGTACATACAGCACGAGCACAGGATATCCCGGTACTGGACAGAGGATTATTTTTTGGAAACCCGGAAATTTCCGGAGGACAATTGAGCCCGGATGGAAAATGGATTTCCTTTACAAAAGAATATGGCGGTATCATGAATATATGGGTTAAAAAAATTGATGAACCTTTTGAAAAAGCCCGTCCACTAACAGACAGCAAACGCCCGATGAACGGATATTTCTGGTCTGAAGACGGAAAGTACATCCTTTATGTAAAAGATGGGAACGGTGACGAAAACATGAACATTTTCGCCGTAGATCCTATGGCAAAAGTTACCACCGGAGTTCCGGAATCAAGGAATATAACACCGCTTAAAGAGGTAACAGCACAGATCTACATGGTAAGCAGAAAAAATCCTGACTTACTGATGATTGGACTGAATAACCGTGATAAAGCATGGCATGATTTATATTCACTGAAGATCTCTACAGGCGAACTGAAAAAGATTTATGAAAATACAGACCGAATCACAAGCTATGAATTTGACTGGGATGAAAAATTAAGAGTGCTGTCCAAAACAGATGATAAAGGAACCACCCAGTTTTTTTATAAAGAAGGAGATAAACTTACGCCTATTTATGAAACATTGGTAACGGAAAGCGCCTATATTTCAAACTGGAATGAGGATAATTCTAAATTCTATCTGGTAACTAATAAAGGGAATCTTGATAAATCAACCCTATTCCTCATGGATCCGAAAACCAAACAGATCACAAAGATAGAAAGCGATCCTAAAGATAAAGTAGATTTTGGAGGACTTTTTCTTGACAGAAATACAAGAAAGATGATCTACACTTCTTACACCGGAGATAAAACAGAGTACTACTGGAAAGACAAAACGTGGGAAGATAATTATAAATTTCTGCAAAGTAAATTTCCTGGAAGAGAAGTTAATTTTTCAAGCTCTACGAATGATTATTCTAAATTCTTAGTTGCTGTTGGAGGTGATAAATATGCTTCTGAAGCGTATTTTTTTGATGCAAAAACAAAACAGCTAATTTTCCAGTATACCCCAAGAACAGAATTAAAAAAGGTTGAAAAGTATCTGGCTGCCATGACTCCTGTTTCTTATAAAAGCAGTGACGGCCTTGAAATTCCGGCATATCTGACCTTACCTGTAGGTTCATCCGGTAAAAATGTTCCTGTAGTTGTTTTGGTTCATGGAGGTCCGAAAGGTCCAAGAGATTATTGGGGATACAATTCAACCGTACAGTTTTTAGCCAACAGAGGATATGCGGTATTACAGCCCAACTTCAGAGCGAGTGGCGGATACGGTAAAAAGTTCCAGAACGGCGGAGATCTTCAGTGGGGAAAACTAATGCAGGATGATATCACCTGGGGCGTAAAATACCTGATTGATCAGGGAATCGCAGACAAAAATAAGGTAGTAATTATGGGAGGAAGCTACGGTGGATATGCAACACTTGCAGGTTTAGCATTCACTCCTGATGTATATGCTGCCGGAGTAGATATTGTGGGGCCAAGCAACCTTTTTACTTTATTGGATTCTGTACCTGCTTACTGGGAAGCTGCCCGTGCTTTCCTTTACGGAATGGTAGGTGATCCTAAAACTGAAGAAGGTAAAAAACGCATGCATGATGCAAGCCCCTTATTCAGTGTAGATAAAATCAATAAGCCATTACTGATTGTTCAGGGAGCGAATGACCCAAGAGTAAAGCAGGCTGAGGCGGATCAGATTGTCATTGCACTGCGTGATAAAGGCAAAAAGGTAAATTATATCCTTGCTGATGATGAAGGTCACGGATTCCGTAAGCCGGTTAACAGTATGGCGATGTATGCTGAAACTGAGAAATTCCTTGCTGAAGTAATCGGTGGAAGATATCAGAAAGAAATGCCAGATAATGTGGCAAAACGTCTGAAGGAAATGACGGTGGATATTTCAAAAGTGAACTATACACCAAAAAGCGAAAAAACTGCAGGAGCATCTAAATAAAGTTTCTGTATTAAATTAAATAAAGCCATCTCACTTTCACGAGATGGCTTTTGTTTTTAAGTTCTTATTTTTCCTTTTCAGCCTGCGTCAGTTCTACCCAGTGAACTATTTCTTTTATCTGTTTTTCGGAAAGTTTCGCTTCCGGATGAAGATAAGTGTAAGAAGCAAGCGGCATTTTTTTCTGCTGTATTTGATTCACAATAGATTCTAATTTATTAGTCTGTTTACGATGGCTGTAGCTCCCCCATTCATTAAAATTCAATTCTTCTTTTCCTTTTTTAATATGCTTTTCGAGATAATAACTTAAAGGCTGTATATAAGAATAAAATGGATAATGAGTAGAATTGCTGTGACAGTCATAGCAGGAATTTCTAAGAACAGACCGCACATTTTCAGGAAGTTTGTAAACCTTTGAGATATCTTTAGAAGGAACCTGCCCGTAATATTGATTACGGGCAGGCTGGATAATCTGAATAAGTAAAAAAATTAGAACAAACCCTAGCAATATGTTTTTCATGTGTCGGTTCATCTCTTTTTATTATTTTAAAATACTTTTTTTATAGATCCGCAGTTAATCATTTTCTGTCCTTCATATGGATTGATAATCTCTTCCGATTCACTGATCCAGGTTCCACCTTTTCCATTATTGTACATTGGACAGAAGTCCTGGTATAATTTTAATCCGCCAGTTCCCTTTTCTTTTATTAAATCATTAATATCATTACTCAGGGATAGCAGATGTTCTCTCTGATGAGCTATATCATCAGATTTTTCACCGATATGTTCTGCATTTTCCGCTGCACTTTCTACAATATCACGCAACTCAGAATTGTTTTTTGCATCGGTTTTACTGATATCTATTTTCTTTAATATAGAAAACAGACTTTTAGCCGCATCGGAAGCTTTTTTAGAATCATCCTGAGCCAGGGCATTTTTTAGAGGAAGGTAACCTTTGATAATTTGCTGAATCGGAAAAGCTGAAAGCTCGCCGGGTTCTTTTTTACTTTCTTCCTGGCTTTCTTTTACCTCCTGATTTGAGATTTCTGCAGGTTCAGTTTTATCCGTCGTTTTAATTTCCGGTTCTGCTTTCTTCTCAGATATTTTACTGTCGGGTTTATTACAAGAGTATAATGTTGCTCCCACAAACAGTACGGTTATTATATTTTTCATTGTTTTTTAAATAATATGGTTAAAAAAATTAATACGTTAAAGTAACACCTGCACCCCAGCCCATTTCATTATCATAGTTTCCGGAAACGGATAACCATTTTTGAAGAATATACCTCATTCCTGTTGAGAATTCACCATCAGAATTGACGCTGAAGTTTCCTCTCAGTCTTCTTGAAAGCGGAATATCCTCACGGCTTAGTTCTAACAGTACTTTTCCGTTTTGGTCTACACTTGCATCAGCTATAATCAACATCGGCAGTACATACTGCATACCTACCATGAATGCAAATTTGTTTTTGGAAGCTTTCTGCTGTCCGAACCAGGTCTTTTTCCCATGAAAATCCATACCCATATCCTCTGCCATCTGTCTTTCCATGATCTCATGATTTTTTTGAACTCTTACTCCTGCATAGGGAAGCGCCCACTGGAATTTTCCTAAAAACCGTCCTACTTTTGCACTTCCTTCAAAATGATCAAAATTCCAGTTGGAATGAAACTCATTCAGGTTAGCCCATCTTGGTCCGAACATCGTCATCGTTTCTGCATGAATCTTATTGCTTGCTACATCCAGCATCGCCATAGAACTGGTCATTTTATTATCCTGTATAAAGTTTTTCCAGGCTAATTTTCTGTTCGGAAGCTGTGGATTGGGTTTAGAGTTTTCATAACTGAAGATTCTTCCCATTCCCGCCATCATATGGTATAAGATATGGCAGTGGAAAAACCAGTCACCATCCTGATTCGCTGCAAATTCTATCGTTACGGTTTCCATTGGCATGATATCTACCACATTTTTCAATGGAGAATATTCTCCTTTTGAATTGATCAATCTGAAATCATGACCGTGAAGGTGCATCGGGTGGCGCATCATAGAATTATTATACATTTTAATTCTAAGAATTTCTCCCTTTTTTATCAGGATTTTATCTGTTTCCGTTACGGTTTTATTATCCAGCGTCCATAGATAATGGTTCATATTCCCCTCAAGTGTAAATTTCATTTCACGAATGCTGTCTGTAGGAAGAATAGTTTTTTCAGGAGATTTTAAAATATTGTAAGACAATCTTTTAATGGTTTTCTCTTCTCCCATATCCATTCCGGAGTGTTGAGAATGATCCTCTTTTTTATCTTCCTTCGTCTTTACCCCCATCATCTCATTGATATGCTTTGCTGTAGTTTTTCTTTGTTTTTCAGATAATTCCGGATACATTACTTCGTTCATATCCATCATCTGATTTCCCATCGTCATGGTCATAGGCTTCATATTTCCGCTCATTTCCATCATACCGTTCATCATTTTCATTCCTTCAAAAAGCATCAGCCTCGGAAGATTGGGAGCTTCTACCTTCTCACCTGAACCCAGCCAAAGGGAGGCGTGTCCTATTCTGTCTTCTGAAGTCGCTCTGAATTCAAAGCTTTTATTCTCCGGAATCATGACTTCAATATCATAGGTTTCTGAAACCCCAACAATCAAACGGTCAACTTCTGTCGGAACTACATCATTTCCATCATTTCCGACTACTTTTATCTTTCCACCACCGTAATTCAGCCAGAAATAGGTAGATGAACCTCCGTTGGCCACTCTTAATCTTACTTTGTCTCCAGGCTTTAGATTGGAATAATCTGAACTGGGAGTTCCATTGATCAGGAATTTATCATAATAGACATCACTTACATCCATCGCCTCCATTCTTTTCCATTCATTCAATGCTTTTGTCCCTAAATTTCCGGACTTGATGGCTTCCCAGTAACTCTGTACTGCATTTTTCTTCACAGCATACCAATCTGTATTGGCCATATGAAGTCTTCTTGCAATCTGCATCGGATCATCATCGCTCCAATCTCCCAGCAATACCGGAATCTCTGCATTATATTCTGTTTTGGGTTCACCTTCTCTTTTTTTGAAAACCAAAATTCCATTCATTCCTATCTGCTCCTGAAGTGCTTCGTGGGAATGATACCAATATGTCCCATTTTGGGAAACTCTGAATTTGTATAAGTGGGTTTCTCCGGGCGTTACAGGTTTTGTAGTAAGATATGGAACTCCGTCATGCTCATTAGGAAGAATTACTCCATGCCAGTGCAATCCTGTATTTTCCTTAAGCATATTGTGCAGGTAAATTTCGGCTGTGTCTCCTTCCGTAAAATATAAAGTCGGAGCCTGAAGTTTCCCGTTGATCGCAATTGCTCTCCTGTTTTTTCCGGTGAAATT is a window from the Chryseobacterium indologenes genome containing:
- a CDS encoding multicopper oxidase domain-containing protein — translated: MKKLIMFLVLLFSVFTFAQNTKTYYTCPMHAEVVSSKPGDCPKCGMTLVKKAAVVKPEARPAAKTETKAKPAETKINKANKAKETTKVEQTKVIKPSVQPEKKVVSSAKAQTTYTCPMHPEVVSDKPGKCPKCGMDLVDKEDHSHPQAENPKEEKSVLKRNSENGRITFGGKTVRYDLYVKDTIVNFTGKNRRAIAINGKLQAPTLYFTEGDTAEIYLHNMLKENTGLHWHGVILPNEHDGVPYLTTKPVTPGETHLYKFRVSQNGTYWYHSHEALQEQIGMNGILVFKKREGEPKTEYNAEIPVLLGDWSDDDPMQIARRLHMANTDWYAVKKNAVQSYWEAIKSGNLGTKALNEWKRMEAMDVSDVYYDKFLINGTPSSDYSNLKPGDKVRLRVANGGSSTYFWLNYGGGKIKVVGNDGNDVVPTEVDRLIVGVSETYDIEVMIPENKSFEFRATSEDRIGHASLWLGSGEKVEAPNLPRLMLFEGMKMMNGMMEMSGNMKPMTMTMGNQMMDMNEVMYPELSEKQRKTTAKHINEMMGVKTKEDKKEDHSQHSGMDMGEEKTIKRLSYNILKSPEKTILPTDSIREMKFTLEGNMNHYLWTLDNKTVTETDKILIKKGEILRIKMYNNSMMRHPMHLHGHDFRLINSKGEYSPLKNVVDIMPMETVTIEFAANQDGDWFFHCHILYHMMAGMGRIFSYENSKPNPQLPNRKLAWKNFIQDNKMTSSMAMLDVASNKIHAETMTMFGPRWANLNEFHSNWNFDHFEGSAKVGRFLGKFQWALPYAGVRVQKNHEIMERQMAEDMGMDFHGKKTWFGQQKASKNKFAFMVGMQYVLPMLIIADASVDQNGKVLLELSREDIPLSRRLRGNFSVNSDGEFSTGMRYILQKWLSVSGNYDNEMGWGAGVTLTY